A window of Bacteroidota bacterium genomic DNA:
AAAATGCAGATATGCTAAAAAAAGCCACTTACCGGCTTAAGTTTGAGGAGTTGTTTTACATTCAGCTTGATATCCTCAAACAGCGCAGTTCGCGCATCAGGCAATATCAGGGTTACCGGTTTACCAATATCGGTTATTTTTTCAATACTTTTTATGAGAAATATTTGCCGTTTTCTCTGACTGTGGCCCAGAAGAAAGTGATTCGCGAGATACGGAAGGATGTGGGTTCTGGCAAGCAGATGAACCGCCTTTTGCAGGGCGATGTGGGAAGCGGAAAAACATTGGTCTCCCTGATGACTATGCTGATGGCTCTTGATAATGGTTTTCAGGCTTGCCTGATGGCTCCCACGGAGATTCTTGCAAACCAGCATTACGAAACCATTTCGGGGATGCTGCAGGGAATGAATGTGCGGGTGGAGTTGCTTACCGGTTCTGTAAAAAAATCGAAGCGTGCTGTTATTCACGAAGGTTTGCAAAACGGTGACATCAATATCCTGATCGGGACGCATGCCCTGCTCGAAGATGTGGTGCAGTTTAAGAATCTGGGCCTTGTTGTCATTGACGAGCAGCATCGTTTCGGTGTGGCCCAGCGGGCAAGAATGTGGCAAAAGAACGAGCAGCCTCCTCATATCCTGGTGATGACGGCTACTCCCATACCCCGTACTCTTGCAATGACCGTCTATGGCGATTTGGATGTATCGGTAATTGATGAATTGCCACCCGGGCGTAAGCCGGTGAAGACTTCTCATGTTTATGAAAACAAAAAGGCTACGGTTTATAATTTCCTTAGGCAGCGGATTAAAGCGGGTAACCAGGTTTACATCGTTTACCCGTTGATCAAGGAATCCGAAAAGATGGATTATCAGGCGCTGGAAGAAGGGTATATGGATATTGTGGGCGCTTTCCCTCCTCCGGAGTATACGGTTTGTATGCTCCACGGCCAGATGAAACCTGAAGAGAAAGACCTTGCCATGCAGCAGTTTGTAAAAGGTGATGCCGACATTATGGTTGCAACCACTGTCATTGAAGTAGGCGTGGATGTGCCCAATGCATCGGTTATGGTTATTGAAAGTGCCGAGCGTTTTGGCCTTTCACAGCTGCATCAGCTAAGAGGGCGCGTTGGGCGCGGGGCCGACCAGTCCTATTGTCTGCTGATGACATCCTTCAAACTTTCCGATGATTCGCGCAAGCGCATTGCGGCCATTGTCGGATCGACCGATGGCTTTGAAATAGCAGAGGCCGACCTGAGGCTTCGCGGACCAGGTGACCTGGAAGGTACCATGCAAAGCGGGATACCCTTTAATCTTAAACTGGCTAATTTGGCCAGAGATGGGCAGTTGCTTGAATATGTCAGGGGAATAGCCGATGAAATTCTTCAGAATGACCCTT
This region includes:
- the recG gene encoding ATP-dependent DNA helicase RecG, which translates into the protein NADMLKKATYRLKFEELFYIQLDILKQRSSRIRQYQGYRFTNIGYFFNTFYEKYLPFSLTVAQKKVIREIRKDVGSGKQMNRLLQGDVGSGKTLVSLMTMLMALDNGFQACLMAPTEILANQHYETISGMLQGMNVRVELLTGSVKKSKRAVIHEGLQNGDINILIGTHALLEDVVQFKNLGLVVIDEQHRFGVAQRARMWQKNEQPPHILVMTATPIPRTLAMTVYGDLDVSVIDELPPGRKPVKTSHVYENKKATVYNFLRQRIKAGNQVYIVYPLIKESEKMDYQALEEGYMDIVGAFPPPEYTVCMLHGQMKPEEKDLAMQQFVKGDADIMVATTVIEVGVDVPNASVMVIESAERFGLSQLHQLRGRVGRGADQSYCLLMTSFKLSDDSRKRIAAIVGSTDGFEIAEADLRLRGPGDLEGTMQSGIPFNLKLANLARDGQLLEYVRGIADEILQNDPLLQKPENLLFVRQLKHLKHKEMDWSVIS